From a region of the Chrysemys picta bellii isolate R12L10 chromosome 7, ASM1138683v2, whole genome shotgun sequence genome:
- the HEMK1 gene encoding MTRF1L release factor glutamine methyltransferase isoform X1, protein MNIDLSQGTGPSNVEIMVSLGQVHAVERRFWARETSTDWWDRIVLQVWDDSQWLRNFCMRKATFMELCDLLSAALKRQDTKMRAALTVQKRVVIALWKLATPDSYRSVGNQFGVGKSTVGAAVIQFARAMKDLVISRVVTLGNVQSIVDGFAAMGFPNCGGAIDGTHIPILSPEHQATDYVNRKGYFSMLLQALVDHKGRFTNINVGWPGKVHDARVFRNSGLFRKLEEGTFFPDQKVTVGDVDMPIVILGDPAYPLMPWLMKPFTGSLDRSQDLFNYRLSKCRMVVECAFGCLKARWRSLLTRSDLSEKNIPIVIAACCALHNICESKGETFMAGWEVEATRLAADYAQPDTRAVRGAQQGAMRIREALKTSFVTGQATV, encoded by the coding sequence atgaacatagacctctcacaaggcacaggccccagcaatgtggaaatcatggtgtcactggggcaggttcatgccgtggaacgccgattctgggcccgggaaacaagcacagactggtgggaccgcatcgtgctgcaggtatgggacgattcccagtggctgcgaaacttttgcatgcgtaaggccactttcatggaactttgtgacttgctttccgctgccctgaaacgccaggataccaagatgagagcagccctcacagttcagaagcgagtggtgatagccctgtggaagcttgcaacgccagacagctaccggtcagtcgggaatcaatttggagtgggcaaatctacggtgggggctgctgtgatccaatttgccagggcaatgaaagacctggtgatatcaagggtagtgactctgggcaacgtgcagtcaatagtggatggttttgctgcaatgggattcccaaactgtggcggggccatagacggaacccatatccctatcttgtcaccggagcaccaagccaccgactacgtaaaccgcaaggggtacttttcaatgctgctgcaagccctggtggatcacaagggacgtttcaccaacatcaacgtgggatggccgggaaaggtacatgatgctcgcgtcttcaggaactctggtctgtttcgaaagctggaggaagggactttcttcccggaccagaaagtaaccgttggggatgttgacatgcctatcgtgatccttggggacccagcctaccccttaatgccatggctcatgaagccgttcacaggcagcctggacaggagtcaggacctgttcaactacaggctgagcaagtgccgaatggtggtggaatgtgcatttggatgtttaaaagcgcgctggcgcagcttactgactcgctcagacctcagtgaaaagaatatccccattgttattgctgcttgctgtgcgctccacaatatctgtgagagtaagggggagacctttatggcggggtgggaggttgaggcaactcgcctggccgctgattacgcgcagccagacaccagggcggttagaggagcacagcagggcgcgatgcgcatcagagaagctttgaaaacgagttttgtgactggccaggctactgtgtga
- the LOC135972642 gene encoding uncharacterized protein LOC135972642 yields the protein MESQDRKRAPAWTEREVRDLLAIWGDESVLAELRSSKRNGKVLEKVSKAMKDRGHNRDTQQCRVKIKELWQAYHKAREANGRSGAEPQTCRFYAELHAILGGAATTTPTVCYDSVNGETHRDDGSGNEEDEDGGTVGSLQQQESGETGFPNSQDMFVTLDLEAVTPELTQDPQGTQETSAANVSPSQRLVNIRKRKRRTRDDMFTELQMSSHADRAQQNAWRQSMSDMRKAQYEREERWRAEWRDEKSKWRAEDDRWRQLADRRQESMLRLLEHQTDMLERMVELQERQQEQRPPLQPLFNQQPSSPSSIASSPRRPRTRWGGLRPPSHSTPDDRPSIRRLAFNKT from the exons atggagtcccaggatcgcaaaagagctccagcatggaccgaacgggaggtacgggatctacttgccatatggggagatgaatcagtgctagctgaactccgtagcagtaaaagaaatggcaaagtattagaaaaggtctccaaggccatgaaggaccgaggccataacagggacacacagcagtgccgcgtgaaaattaaggagctatggcaagcctaccacaaagccagagaagcaaacggaaggtccggggcagagccgcaaacttgccgcttctacgcggagctgcatgccattctagggggtgcagccaccactaccccaaccgtgtgctatgactccgtcaatggagaaacacacagggatgacggttcggggaatgaggaagatgaggatggaggtactgtaggtagcttacagcagcaagaaagcggagaaaccggtttccccaacagccaggatatgtttgtgaccctggacctggaagcagtaacccccgaactcacccaagaccctcagggcacacaggagacctctg ctgcaaatgtttctccttcgcagaggctagtgaacattagaaagagaaaacggaggacgcgggacgatatgttcacggagctgcagatgtcctcccacgctgatagagcacagcagaatgcatggaggcagtcaatgtcggacatgagaaaagcacaatatgaacgagaggagaggtggcgggctgaatggcgggatgaaaagagcaagtggcgggctgaagacgataggtggcgtcagcttgcagacagacggcaagagtcaatgctccgtctgctggagcatcaaactgatatgctcgagcgtatggttgagctgcaggaaaggcagcaggagcagagaccgccgctacagcccctgtttaaccaacagccctcctccccaagttccatagcctcctcacccagacgcccaagaacacggtgggggggcctccgtccacccagtcactccaccccagatgatcgcccaagcatcagaaggctggccttcaataagacttaa
- the CISH gene encoding cytokine-inducible SH2-containing protein encodes MRFSWSWSDMIICVQGPHPLLAEEKFRRQSLRGIAVDLSEQIMQPRSVTVFQGESAPAFMAPAPENNLPRMRDPEEDLLCIAKTFSYLRESGWYWGSITASEAKQHLQKMPEGTFLVRDSTHPSYLFTLSVKTNRGPTNVRIEYADSKFRLDSNCLSKPRILAFPDVVSLIQHYVMSCTVENKNEAPYTPPSPLSSMQKEMVAAAVHLKLIRPLSRKDSVPSLQHLCRLQINKSTEEVDQLPLPRRMGDYLKQYPFQL; translated from the exons ATGCGTTTTTCTTGGTCCTGGAGTGACATGATCATCTGTGTTCAGGG ACCCCATCCTTTGCTGGCAGAGGAGAAGTTCAGGAGACAGTCGCTCAGAGGCATTGCAGTGGATTTGTCCGAGCAGATCATGCAACCTCGCTCCGTTACGGTCTTCCAGGGAGAATCTGCTCCTGCCTTCATGGCACCTGCTCCTGAGAATAACCTGCCTCGGATGCGAGATCCTGAAGAAGACCTGCTATGCATTGCAAAAACCTTCTCCTATCTGCGAGAATCCG GCTGGTATTGGGGGTCTATCACAGCTAGTGAGGCCAAGCAGCATCTTCAGAAGATGCCTGAGGGTACCTTCCTGGTACGGGACAGTACCCACCCCAGCTACCTGTTCACACTCTCCGTCAAGACCAACCGGGGTCCCACCAATGTGCGCATTGAATATGCCGACAGCAAGTTCCGGCTCGACTCAAACTGCCTGTCCAAACCCCGCATCCTGGCCTTCCCAGATGTGGTCAGCCTTATCCAGCACTATGTCATGTCCTGCACAGTGGAGAACAAGAATGAGGCCCCTTACACACCGCCCTCGCCCCTGTCCTCCATGCAAAAGGAgatggtggctgcagcagtgcacTTGAAGCTGATACGGCCACTCAGCCGCAAGGACAGCGTCCCCAGCCTACAGCACCTGTGCCGGCTACAGATCAACAAGTCAACAGAGGAGGTGGAccagctgcccctgcccaggaGGATGGGGGACTATTTGAAGCAatatcccttccagctctga